The proteins below come from a single Lepidochelys kempii isolate rLepKem1 chromosome 20, rLepKem1.hap2, whole genome shotgun sequence genomic window:
- the PET100 gene encoding protein PET100 homolog, mitochondrial: MGVKLEVFRMVLYLSFPVAMFWISNQAEYFEEYVIKRKREIYPPDDDRQRKELEDFKERMRKKHEEQLLRAAQQ; this comes from the exons ATGGGGGTGAAGCTGGAGGTGTTTCGG ATGGTTCTGTATTTGTCCTTCCCCGTTGCCATGTTCTGGATCTCCAACCAAGCGGAGTACTTCGAAGAATATGTCATCAAAAGGAAG AGGGAGATCTACCCACCCGATGATGACCGCCAG aggaaggagctggaagATTTCAAGGAGCGGATGCGGAAGAAGCATGAAGAACAGCTCCTGCGCGCGGCCCAACAGTGA